A portion of the Acidobacteriota bacterium genome contains these proteins:
- a CDS encoding ABC transporter ATP-binding protein yields MTRLPQKWTLTETFRALRDLLQPREQRQLVLVVVAALLTAGIETLGVASILPFMAIVVDPNALTSQPLLAALARTLGADTWKATVIWAAAVTGAMVALGNAARLWSSWLQWRYETRIRHRLAADLLRAYLHAPYSLHVTRDPASLMKVISHDVGGVTGSILIPMFNGVSRAFVVLALLGLVAVQSPTIAVIAFAALGGAYLIIFRVMRVRQSQLGEQAGQAAYEWNSTTLEAFGGVKELMVMDRRDAVSERFADADRRLAEVSVSRRIGEAAPRHLLETLTFGCILAVTVAMVSTSDSATAAAIPTLTLYAFVGYRLMPGLQQLYSSAVSLRYGLPALKAVYADWLETGAGAVRPAEAADTSRLGFRESISLQGVTFRYPGAGKAALTDVSLDIRHGESIGLIGRTGAGKTTLADLLLGLFEPGAGTLTVDGAPLTQTSIMAWRRHVGYVAQHIFLANASVSQNIAFGLRADEIDEAAVKEAAALAQVDTFIQSLPDGYATIVGERGVRLSGGERQRIGIARALYRKPSVLVFDEATSALDGLTEEAVMDAIRHLSGDRTVVLIAHRLRTLEACDRLVLLDAGHVVAVGSHAELSASSDSFNQFRARS; encoded by the coding sequence GTGACCAGACTTCCGCAGAAATGGACGCTCACGGAGACCTTTCGGGCGCTGCGCGACCTGCTCCAACCTCGCGAGCAACGGCAACTCGTTCTGGTCGTCGTCGCGGCCTTGCTCACCGCCGGCATCGAGACGCTCGGCGTGGCGTCAATCCTTCCGTTCATGGCGATCGTGGTAGACCCCAACGCACTGACTAGCCAGCCGCTGCTTGCCGCACTGGCTCGTACCTTAGGCGCAGACACGTGGAAGGCCACCGTCATCTGGGCGGCGGCGGTCACCGGCGCCATGGTCGCACTGGGGAACGCCGCAAGGTTATGGAGCAGCTGGCTGCAGTGGCGCTACGAGACGCGTATTCGACATCGTCTGGCTGCTGATCTGCTGCGGGCCTACCTGCACGCCCCCTATTCGCTGCACGTGACGCGCGACCCGGCGTCGCTGATGAAAGTCATCAGCCACGACGTGGGTGGGGTCACCGGCAGCATCCTGATCCCCATGTTCAACGGCGTCTCGCGTGCCTTTGTGGTGCTCGCGCTGCTGGGCCTGGTCGCCGTGCAGAGTCCCACCATCGCGGTCATCGCCTTCGCCGCGCTGGGCGGGGCGTATCTGATTATTTTTCGGGTGATGCGGGTTCGACAGTCGCAACTGGGGGAGCAGGCCGGTCAGGCCGCGTATGAGTGGAACTCCACCACGCTCGAAGCGTTTGGCGGAGTCAAGGAACTGATGGTGATGGACCGCCGGGATGCGGTCAGCGAACGCTTTGCCGACGCCGACCGGCGCCTGGCTGAGGTGTCCGTCAGTCGCAGAATCGGAGAAGCGGCGCCGCGGCACCTGCTCGAAACCCTCACCTTCGGCTGCATCCTGGCTGTCACCGTCGCCATGGTCAGCACCAGCGACAGCGCCACAGCCGCGGCCATCCCGACGCTGACGCTGTACGCCTTTGTGGGCTACCGGCTCATGCCGGGCCTTCAGCAGCTCTACAGCAGCGCCGTCTCTCTGCGGTACGGTCTGCCGGCACTCAAGGCCGTGTACGCGGATTGGCTGGAGACCGGTGCCGGCGCCGTGCGCCCTGCCGAGGCGGCCGACACGTCGCGGCTTGGCTTTCGAGAGAGCATCTCACTGCAGGGCGTGACCTTTCGGTACCCCGGGGCGGGCAAGGCGGCGTTGACTGACGTCTCCCTGGATATCCGCCACGGTGAGAGCATCGGGCTGATCGGCCGCACCGGGGCCGGCAAGACGACGCTGGCAGACCTGCTGCTCGGGCTCTTTGAACCGGGCGCCGGTACGCTGACCGTTGACGGAGCGCCGCTGACCCAGACGTCGATCATGGCGTGGCGCCGCCACGTCGGCTACGTGGCGCAACACATCTTCCTGGCCAATGCCAGCGTCTCTCAGAACATTGCCTTCGGATTGCGGGCCGACGAGATTGATGAGGCGGCCGTCAAAGAAGCCGCCGCGCTGGCGCAAGTGGACACGTTCATCCAGAGCCTGCCCGATGGCTACGCGACGATTGTCGGTGAACGTGGGGTGCGCTTGAGCGGCGGTGAGCGCCAGCGCATCGGAATCGCCCGCGCTCTTTACCGGAAGCCTTCGGTGTTGGTCTTCGATGAAGCGACCAGCGCGCTTGATGGGTTGACCGAAGAAGCGGTGATGGACGCCATTCGACACCTCAGCGGCGACCGGACGGTGGTGCTCATTGCCCATCGCCTCCGCACGCTGGAGGCTTGCGACCGGCTCGTGCTGCTGGATGCGGGGCACGTCGTGGCCGTGGGATCCCATGCGGAGCTCTCAGCGTCATCCGATTCATTCAATCAGTTCCGGGCCCGGTCGTGA
- a CDS encoding SGNH/GDSL hydrolase family protein, with the protein MCAAVVGLAVGEFALTVRAGILHKTHSNWPTDPIGRLEMLYAPFTRQHLHPQYLFFFPLDPAERVGLSNEVVHLDRDGFRGPGPTFAGSRELAFLVGGSSAFGLFASSDETTITGYLNRIQDAYWFVNAGVPSWSSTQEMFRVAFQLAAYRPSLVIAYNGANDGALVRRLGSTHPPGTPESFDTLADALADLLGEPGRPARTPAYWFDRLFPEVSGRITRRVLPALFGPPTPEQEPPVTPEVLEAGTARYIENQRRMHDLVDAVGGRFMWVYQPVVNLHANVDRESVGERPFHHIFHKAVLGRDRSGLEFHDFSSLFDRFYARVPILDRDPIEDSVFIDEVHLYDPGNAIVARELWRVVCAGTPKPKSGCS; encoded by the coding sequence ATGTGCGCGGCGGTTGTCGGCCTTGCCGTGGGGGAGTTCGCGCTCACGGTGCGTGCGGGCATCCTGCACAAGACTCACAGCAATTGGCCAACGGACCCGATCGGTCGGCTCGAGATGTTGTACGCGCCATTCACCCGCCAACATCTGCATCCGCAATATTTGTTCTTCTTTCCGCTCGATCCAGCGGAACGAGTTGGGTTGTCAAATGAGGTGGTTCATCTCGACAGGGATGGCTTTCGGGGGCCGGGGCCGACGTTTGCGGGCTCGCGCGAGCTCGCGTTTCTTGTGGGCGGGTCTTCAGCATTCGGGCTCTTCGCGAGCTCCGACGAGACCACAATTACCGGCTACCTCAACCGGATTCAGGACGCGTACTGGTTCGTGAATGCCGGGGTGCCGTCGTGGAGTTCCACTCAAGAAATGTTTCGGGTGGCGTTCCAACTGGCGGCCTATCGCCCAAGCCTCGTCATTGCGTACAACGGCGCCAACGACGGAGCCCTTGTGCGCCGTCTTGGGAGCACGCACCCACCTGGCACTCCGGAAAGCTTCGACACTCTGGCGGACGCCCTTGCCGATCTCCTCGGCGAACCTGGGAGACCGGCACGAACTCCTGCCTACTGGTTCGACCGGCTGTTCCCGGAGGTAAGTGGCAGAATCACCAGGCGGGTGCTGCCGGCGCTCTTTGGTCCGCCGACTCCCGAACAAGAGCCTCCGGTGACACCAGAGGTCCTTGAGGCGGGCACGGCCAGATACATAGAGAATCAGCGCCGGATGCATGATCTTGTTGACGCCGTCGGCGGGCGGTTTATGTGGGTCTACCAGCCAGTGGTCAATTTGCACGCCAACGTGGACCGCGAATCAGTTGGCGAAAGGCCGTTCCATCACATTTTTCACAAGGCCGTGCTGGGCCGGGATCGCAGCGGCCTTGAGTTTCACGACTTTTCGTCGCTCTTCGATCGCTTCTACGCTCGTGTCCCGATCCTCGATCGTGACCCGATTGAAGACTCGGTCTTTATCGACGAGGTCCATCTGTACGACCCGGGTAACGCCATCGTCGCCCGCGAGTTGTGGCGCGTGGTCTGCGCAGGCACTCCCAAACCAAAGTCCGGTTGCTCGTAG
- a CDS encoding class I SAM-dependent methyltransferase, whose protein sequence is MMWPTFSGPAHRLLQDILAPGSTQQLEATLREAMGPSAAGAGPWLDVGAGSQSRLNALGRRPVVVDISPAQARAAHADGALAVVASIEALPFPDRYFGVSACVGLLHHLPDRAAAAGLKELVRVTHGEGRVIVFDAVLPERKWRRPAASAIRALDRGRWMRRQAALERLLPADEGWSMKRMTYAATGLEGVLATRGGAGVCP, encoded by the coding sequence ATGATGTGGCCAACGTTCTCCGGCCCTGCCCATCGTCTGCTGCAGGACATTCTGGCGCCCGGGAGCACTCAACAACTCGAAGCCACCCTGCGCGAGGCCATGGGGCCGTCCGCCGCTGGTGCTGGCCCGTGGCTCGATGTGGGCGCCGGGTCGCAGTCGCGGCTCAACGCACTTGGCCGTCGGCCTGTCGTGGTGGACATCTCGCCTGCGCAGGCCCGGGCGGCACATGCCGACGGGGCGTTGGCAGTGGTGGCGTCAATCGAGGCGCTTCCCTTCCCCGATCGCTACTTTGGCGTGTCCGCCTGTGTCGGCTTGCTCCACCATTTACCCGATCGTGCGGCAGCAGCGGGTCTCAAGGAACTGGTGCGTGTGACCCACGGCGAGGGGCGCGTGATCGTGTTTGATGCCGTGCTACCCGAGCGGAAGTGGCGGCGTCCCGCGGCGTCGGCCATCCGCGCGCTCGATCGGGGACGATGGATGCGGAGGCAGGCGGCGCTGGAGCGGCTGCTGCCCGCAGACGAAGGCTGGTCGATGAAACGAATGACGTATGCGGCGACTGGGCTGGAAGGCGTGCTGGCCACGCGCGGTGGAGCCGGTGTATGCCCGTAG
- a CDS encoding glycosyltransferase family 2 protein, giving the protein MDTSPRLVSVVTPAYNEAANLSPLYERLKTVLDTAGVAWDWTVVDDHSTDDTFGALQRLASADPRVRGCRLARNSGSHAAIACGLAAAHGDVVIILVADGQDPPEILPALMEAWSSGAQVVWAARTDAAPTLTSRTYYGLMRRMDGLADMAPEGADCVLLDRVVVQALQQFGEQHVNLLALITWMGFRQVRVPSARHPRVRGRSGWTMRRKVELMVGSIVGFSYLPVRLMLYAGAGTAFAGLGYAVAGSSSLMVAVLLIGGLQMIMLGVLGEYLWRTLEEARRRPRFLIEATTSVPEDRRQ; this is encoded by the coding sequence ATGGACACGTCGCCTCGTCTGGTTTCGGTGGTCACTCCCGCGTACAACGAGGCCGCCAACCTCTCGCCACTCTACGAACGCCTCAAGACCGTCCTTGATACCGCCGGCGTGGCCTGGGACTGGACGGTGGTGGACGACCACTCCACCGACGATACGTTCGGTGCGCTCCAGCGCCTGGCATCAGCCGACCCGCGCGTGCGCGGTTGCCGGCTCGCCCGCAACTCAGGCTCACACGCGGCCATCGCCTGTGGCCTCGCGGCCGCCCACGGCGACGTCGTCATCATCCTGGTGGCGGATGGACAGGACCCACCGGAGATCCTGCCCGCGCTCATGGAAGCCTGGTCGTCGGGCGCGCAGGTGGTGTGGGCGGCCCGCACAGATGCCGCGCCCACGCTGACGTCGCGCACCTACTACGGGCTGATGCGCCGCATGGACGGGTTGGCTGACATGGCGCCTGAGGGCGCCGACTGCGTCCTGCTCGACCGGGTGGTGGTGCAGGCCCTGCAGCAGTTTGGCGAGCAACACGTGAACCTGCTGGCGCTCATCACCTGGATGGGTTTCCGGCAGGTGCGGGTGCCGTCTGCACGGCACCCTCGTGTGCGGGGCCGATCGGGCTGGACGATGCGACGCAAGGTGGAGCTGATGGTGGGGTCCATTGTCGGCTTCAGTTACCTGCCGGTGCGGCTGATGTTGTACGCCGGCGCCGGCACGGCGTTCGCAGGACTCGGGTACGCCGTAGCCGGCTCGTCTTCGTTGATGGTGGCCGTGCTGCTCATCGGCGGTCTGCAGATGATCATGCTCGGCGTGCTTGGCGAGTATCTGTGGCGCACGCTCGAAGAAGCGCGGCGGCGTCCACGGTTCCTGATCGAAGCCACCACCTCGGTGCCAGAGGACAGGCGCCAATGA
- a CDS encoding DegT/DnrJ/EryC1/StrS family aminotransferase, with product MFIPLSRTTMDEREVDAAARAIRSGWVTQGPEVERFEQMFAEAVGAPHACACASGTAALHLALIAAGVGPGDEVITVSHSFIATANSIRYCGALPVFVDIDAATFNIDVTLIEAVITPRTRAILCVHQLGMPCDVGAIVAIAARHGLRVIEDAACAAGSEILVDRRWERIGRPHGDIACFSFHPRKVLTTGDGGMVTTRDAAMDHRVRQLRQHGMNVPAHVRHTTRTVVRESYDELGFNYRLTDIQAAIGQVQVERLPTIVAERRRLAARYADLLGNSGVVTPVEPAWARSNWQTYCVWLPDGVEQAAVMAGLRDRGVATRAAVMNAHREPAYPPGTWRCNAPLLTSERARDRAIQLPLFPGLTDAEQDHVAEALAHVIDEARAAAVLQ from the coding sequence ATGTTTATTCCCCTCTCACGCACGACGATGGATGAGCGCGAGGTTGATGCGGCGGCGCGTGCCATTCGATCCGGCTGGGTGACCCAGGGCCCGGAGGTGGAACGCTTCGAGCAGATGTTTGCTGAAGCCGTCGGTGCCCCACACGCCTGCGCCTGCGCGTCAGGGACCGCGGCGCTGCACCTGGCCCTGATTGCGGCCGGGGTCGGGCCGGGCGACGAGGTCATCACCGTCAGTCATTCGTTTATCGCCACGGCCAATTCCATCCGCTACTGCGGCGCCCTGCCGGTGTTCGTGGATATCGACGCCGCCACATTCAATATCGACGTCACCCTGATCGAGGCCGTCATCACCCCGCGCACACGCGCCATCCTGTGCGTGCATCAACTGGGGATGCCCTGCGACGTGGGGGCCATCGTCGCCATCGCGGCCCGGCACGGCCTGAGGGTCATCGAAGACGCCGCCTGTGCGGCCGGCAGCGAAATCCTGGTCGACAGGCGTTGGGAACGCATCGGCCGGCCACACGGCGACATCGCGTGTTTCTCGTTCCATCCGCGAAAGGTGCTCACCACCGGAGACGGCGGCATGGTCACCACCCGTGACGCCGCCATGGACCATCGGGTGCGGCAACTCCGTCAGCACGGCATGAACGTGCCCGCCCATGTGCGCCACACTACCCGCACCGTGGTGCGAGAGTCGTATGACGAACTCGGGTTCAACTACCGGCTCACCGACATTCAGGCCGCCATCGGCCAGGTGCAGGTGGAGCGCCTCCCCACCATCGTTGCTGAACGCCGCCGGTTGGCCGCGCGTTATGCCGATCTGCTTGGCAACTCCGGCGTGGTCACGCCCGTTGAACCAGCGTGGGCGCGCAGCAACTGGCAAACGTATTGTGTCTGGCTGCCCGATGGGGTGGAACAGGCCGCAGTGATGGCCGGCCTGCGTGACCGCGGCGTGGCCACGCGTGCGGCGGTCATGAACGCGCATCGCGAACCGGCGTATCCGCCCGGCACCTGGCGCTGCAATGCGCCACTGCTGACGAGCGAGCGGGCTCGCGACCGCGCCATTCAGTTGCCGCTGTTTCCCGGACTCACTGATGCAGAGCAAGACCACGTGGCGGAGGCCCTTGCCCACGTCATAGACGAGGCGCGGGCCGCTGCGGTGCTTCAGTAA
- a CDS encoding SDR family NAD(P)-dependent oxidoreductase has protein sequence MIGRVLVTGGAGFIGSELTTQLVEAGHEVVVLDNLSTGRWANIDGLPSDRLTLVAGDVRDRAAVTAAIRDVSTVFHLAVVNLRHALLHPREAHDVNATGTLNVLEAAREAGVPRFVHISSSEVYGTAVRPAISEEHPTMPTTVYGASKLAGEALARAHFGTYGYPVTVVRPFNSYGRRSHHEGTSGEVIPRWMRRALAGQPLVVTGDGLQTRDFTHVSDTARGIRLAAASDQTIGRTINIASGCERTLLELADAIAAACDRKRVVLEHAPPRAGDIIRQRADISMAREVLGFEPGVTFADGLRDLRLSIES, from the coding sequence ATGATCGGACGCGTACTTGTCACCGGCGGCGCCGGCTTCATCGGCTCGGAACTGACGACGCAGTTGGTGGAGGCCGGGCACGAAGTGGTGGTGCTCGACAACCTCTCCACAGGCCGCTGGGCCAACATCGACGGGCTGCCGTCCGACAGGCTCACGCTGGTTGCCGGTGATGTGCGTGATCGCGCGGCGGTGACGGCTGCCATCCGCGACGTCTCAACGGTCTTCCACCTCGCCGTGGTCAACCTGCGGCACGCACTGCTCCACCCTCGCGAGGCGCACGACGTAAACGCCACAGGGACGCTCAATGTGCTTGAGGCAGCGCGAGAGGCGGGCGTTCCCCGCTTCGTGCACATCTCGAGTTCCGAGGTCTACGGCACCGCCGTCCGCCCCGCCATCAGCGAAGAACATCCGACGATGCCGACCACGGTGTATGGCGCGTCGAAGCTGGCCGGCGAGGCGCTGGCGCGCGCGCACTTCGGCACGTACGGCTACCCCGTCACGGTCGTGCGCCCGTTCAACAGTTATGGCCGCCGGTCACACCACGAGGGCACCAGCGGCGAGGTGATACCGCGCTGGATGCGTCGCGCGCTCGCTGGTCAACCGCTCGTCGTCACTGGAGACGGCCTGCAGACGCGCGACTTCACGCACGTCTCGGACACCGCGCGCGGCATCCGGCTGGCCGCCGCAAGCGACCAGACCATCGGCCGCACCATCAACATCGCCAGCGGCTGCGAGCGCACGCTCCTGGAACTGGCCGACGCCATCGCCGCCGCCTGCGACCGCAAGCGGGTGGTCCTCGAGCATGCCCCGCCGCGGGCCGGCGACATCATCAGGCAGCGCGCAGACATTTCGATGGCGCGAGAGGTGCTGGGCTTCGAGCCGGGCGTGACGTTTGCCGATGGCTTGCGCGACCTGCGTCTGTCGATCGAATCGTGA
- a CDS encoding acyltransferase produces the protein MKEPWPDTYELIDGLRGLAAMAVVASHLGILDIGHSPVMMFFVLSGYCITASAESCRRGGLSVWQFLWRRLRRIYPPYVFAIAFFACTRLLKVAMGGPNDLSHRVIDWVQNLTMTQGVSMLFVPGLGPADNPTLFVAAFWTLGYELQFYFVIGLCLLLVSRVRMPLAWPMLGLAAIGLAWNLRWPGGWVIGVFLEYWVHFALGACVYFVLCQYPGRIVRIVFVAFLMGFGAMGAWRLDLQAEIETRVYFELAVSCAFVLALLVLRPFSAAVSRAWWWQPVAALGAISYSLYLIHQFNITLATTIANLVPAPYAVRAVVMLGVPVALATVFWYFCERPFLNRRLSLGASENRVDERRQH, from the coding sequence ATGAAGGAGCCGTGGCCCGACACGTATGAGCTGATCGACGGCCTTCGTGGCCTGGCTGCGATGGCCGTTGTGGCGTCCCATCTCGGAATCCTCGACATCGGCCATTCGCCAGTCATGATGTTTTTTGTCCTCAGCGGCTATTGCATCACGGCCTCGGCAGAGTCGTGCCGGCGCGGAGGCCTTTCCGTGTGGCAGTTCCTGTGGCGACGACTTCGGCGGATCTATCCGCCGTACGTGTTTGCCATCGCGTTCTTTGCGTGTACGCGCCTGCTCAAGGTGGCGATGGGCGGACCGAACGACTTGTCGCACCGCGTCATCGATTGGGTGCAGAACCTGACGATGACGCAAGGGGTGTCGATGTTGTTTGTGCCTGGCCTTGGGCCGGCCGACAACCCCACGCTGTTCGTCGCGGCATTCTGGACGCTTGGTTACGAGCTGCAGTTTTATTTTGTGATCGGCCTCTGCCTGCTTCTGGTGTCCCGCGTCAGGATGCCTCTAGCCTGGCCCATGCTGGGTCTGGCGGCCATCGGGCTTGCGTGGAATCTGCGCTGGCCCGGCGGGTGGGTGATAGGCGTGTTCCTCGAGTACTGGGTGCATTTCGCCCTCGGCGCATGCGTGTACTTTGTGTTGTGCCAGTATCCCGGTCGAATTGTGCGAATCGTGTTTGTGGCGTTCCTGATGGGGTTCGGGGCCATGGGCGCCTGGCGGCTGGACCTTCAGGCCGAAATCGAGACGCGCGTGTACTTCGAGTTGGCCGTGTCGTGCGCGTTTGTGCTGGCACTGTTGGTGCTCAGGCCATTCAGCGCGGCGGTGAGCCGCGCATGGTGGTGGCAGCCCGTGGCGGCGTTGGGCGCGATCTCCTACAGCCTCTACCTGATTCACCAGTTCAACATCACGCTGGCGACCACCATCGCGAACCTGGTTCCAGCGCCGTACGCGGTGCGCGCGGTCGTGATGCTGGGGGTACCAGTGGCGCTGGCGACAGTGTTCTGGTACTTCTGCGAGCGCCCGTTCCTGAACCGCCGCCTATCGCTAGGCGCGTCAGAAAATCGTGTAGACGAACGGCGCCAGCACTGA
- a CDS encoding carbamoyltransferase: MNILGISAFYHDSAACLVRDGEILAAASEERFTRKKGDAAFPARAVEFCLKTAGIQAKDLDHVAFYDKPLLKFERILETYIGVAPRGFGSFLAAGPLWIKDKLYIDRELHDSLGWDGKILYAEHHESHAASAFFPSPFDEAAILTMDGVGEWATTTIGMGRGNDFEIIKELHWPDSLGLLYSAFTYYTGFKVNSGEYKVMGLAPYGQPKYVDLILKHLMDLREDGSFTLDQKYFNYLSGLTMTSGAFDEVFGGPPRQAESKLTQKEMDLARSVQHVTEEVMMRMARTAHRETGAENLCLSGGVALNCVGNGKLLREGPFKNIWIQPASGDAGGALGAATLVWNRHCQKPRVVTPGKDSMHGSYLGPEYSDAEIETYLRSAGAVFTKLEPAELRKKVAQDLASEKIVGWFNGRMEFGPRSLGCRSILGDPRSPRMQADMNIKIKFREGFRPFAPSVLRERVADYFELDGDSPYMLLVAPVKKSRQIPMTSEQQQLWGIEQLNVLRSDIPAVTHIDYSARVQTVSRDVNPDYYDLIAEFEALTGCAVLVNTSFNVRGEPIVCSPEDAYRCFMRTHIDTLVLGPYYLDKASQPAWKETADWKTEFQLD, from the coding sequence GTGAATATCCTGGGGATCTCAGCTTTCTACCACGATAGCGCCGCATGTCTCGTTCGCGATGGCGAGATCCTGGCCGCCGCGTCGGAAGAACGGTTCACGCGAAAGAAGGGTGACGCGGCGTTTCCTGCCCGAGCTGTGGAGTTCTGTCTGAAGACGGCGGGCATTCAGGCCAAAGACCTGGACCATGTCGCGTTTTATGACAAGCCGCTGCTGAAGTTCGAGCGCATCCTCGAAACCTACATCGGCGTGGCCCCGCGCGGGTTCGGGTCGTTCCTGGCCGCCGGGCCGCTGTGGATCAAGGACAAGCTCTACATCGACCGCGAACTCCACGACTCGCTCGGCTGGGACGGCAAGATCCTGTACGCCGAGCATCACGAGTCGCACGCGGCCAGCGCCTTTTTCCCGTCGCCGTTCGATGAAGCCGCCATTCTGACAATGGACGGTGTCGGTGAATGGGCCACCACTACCATCGGCATGGGCCGTGGCAACGACTTCGAGATCATCAAGGAACTGCACTGGCCGGATTCACTCGGCCTGCTCTACTCCGCGTTCACCTACTACACCGGCTTCAAGGTCAACTCCGGCGAATACAAGGTGATGGGCCTGGCGCCCTACGGCCAGCCGAAATACGTGGACCTCATCCTCAAGCACTTGATGGATCTGCGCGAAGACGGTTCGTTCACCCTCGACCAGAAGTACTTCAATTACCTCTCTGGGTTGACGATGACGAGCGGCGCGTTTGATGAGGTGTTTGGTGGTCCGCCGCGGCAGGCCGAGAGCAAGCTGACGCAGAAAGAAATGGATCTGGCCCGGTCGGTGCAGCACGTCACAGAGGAAGTGATGATGCGGATGGCGCGCACCGCGCATCGCGAGACGGGCGCCGAGAACCTGTGCCTCTCGGGTGGTGTCGCGCTCAACTGCGTTGGCAACGGCAAGCTGCTGCGCGAAGGCCCGTTCAAGAACATTTGGATTCAGCCGGCGTCCGGCGATGCCGGCGGTGCGCTCGGCGCCGCCACACTGGTGTGGAATCGCCACTGCCAGAAACCGCGCGTCGTCACGCCCGGCAAAGACTCGATGCATGGCAGCTACCTCGGGCCTGAGTACTCGGACGCCGAGATCGAAACGTACCTGCGGTCTGCCGGCGCCGTCTTCACCAAGCTTGAGCCGGCGGAACTTCGGAAGAAGGTCGCGCAGGATCTGGCCAGCGAGAAGATCGTCGGCTGGTTCAACGGGCGGATGGAGTTCGGCCCGCGGTCGCTTGGCTGCCGCAGCATTCTGGGCGACCCGCGCAGCCCGCGCATGCAGGCCGACATGAACATCAAGATCAAGTTTCGCGAGGGCTTCCGTCCGTTTGCGCCCAGCGTGCTGCGTGAGCGCGTGGCGGACTACTTCGAGCTCGACGGCGACTCCCCCTACATGCTGCTGGTGGCACCGGTGAAGAAGTCGCGGCAGATCCCCATGACCAGCGAGCAGCAACAGCTCTGGGGCATCGAGCAGTTGAATGTGTTGCGGTCCGACATTCCGGCCGTCACGCACATCGACTATTCGGCGCGCGTCCAGACCGTGTCTCGTGACGTGAACCCCGACTACTACGACCTCATCGCGGAGTTCGAAGCCCTCACCGGCTGCGCGGTCCTGGTCAACACCTCCTTCAACGTCCGCGGCGAGCCCATCGTCTGCTCCCCCGAAGACGCGTATCGGTGTTTCATGCGCACGCACATCGACACGCTGGTGCTGGGCCCGTATTATCTCGACAAGGCTTCGCAGCCGGCATGGAAGGAAACTGCGGACTGGAAGACCGAATTCCAGCTCGACTGA
- a CDS encoding succinate dehydrogenase/fumarate reductase iron-sulfur subunit: MKVHLKIWRQTGPTAKGRLVDYTAENVAPDMSFLEMLDSVNETLIARGEDPIAFDSDCREGICGTCGVMVDGRPHGPDPCTTVCQLHMRRYKDGDTIVIEPWQALAFPLIKDLVVDRAAFDTIIQAGGYTSVNTGGAPDGNAILIPKTVADEAMDAAVCIGCGACVAACKNASAALFTSAKITQLALLPQGQAEAPTRVVNMVHAMDTAGFGGCSNEGECEAVCPKGISLKHIATMNREYRKAMFSNR, translated from the coding sequence GTGAAAGTACACCTTAAGATCTGGCGCCAGACGGGGCCCACCGCCAAGGGCCGGCTTGTGGACTACACGGCCGAGAACGTGGCGCCCGACATGTCGTTCCTCGAAATGCTGGACTCGGTCAACGAGACCCTGATCGCCCGTGGCGAAGACCCGATCGCGTTCGACTCGGACTGCCGCGAAGGCATTTGCGGTACCTGCGGTGTGATGGTGGACGGCCGTCCGCACGGCCCCGACCCCTGCACCACGGTCTGCCAGCTCCACATGCGCCGCTACAAAGACGGCGACACCATCGTCATCGAGCCGTGGCAGGCGCTGGCGTTTCCGCTCATCAAGGATCTGGTGGTGGACCGCGCGGCGTTTGACACCATCATCCAGGCCGGCGGCTACACGTCGGTCAACACCGGCGGCGCGCCCGACGGCAACGCGATTCTCATCCCGAAGACGGTGGCCGACGAGGCAATGGATGCGGCCGTCTGCATCGGCTGCGGCGCGTGTGTGGCGGCCTGCAAAAATGCGTCGGCCGCCCTCTTCACGTCAGCCAAGATCACCCAGCTCGCACTGTTGCCGCAGGGCCAGGCCGAGGCGCCCACGCGCGTGGTCAATATGGTGCACGCGATGGACACCGCCGGTTTCGGCGGCTGCTCCAACGAGGGCGAGTGCGAAGCCGTGTGCCCGAAGGGCATCTCGCTCAAACACATCGCCACGATGAACCGCGAATATCGCAAAGCGATGTTCTCCAATCGGTGA